A part of Acropora palmata chromosome 6, jaAcrPala1.3, whole genome shotgun sequence genomic DNA contains:
- the LOC141884491 gene encoding uncharacterized protein LOC141884491 isoform X2 encodes METQCLFCASEATSRCLDCGPSMSLCESCAVEKHRTVHIFHNVEILKNGIYLPLEIPRTLVWHRCSNGVHFRKVIVVNEKGILNEVQVQFCACEADFLRLLRFNLWAATPSKPELAFSFSLMELLHFLNLECQVAVKDFCAALQCLGDDRWQIMNQRKLYPVIIDSFEEFRHNLRNLKFGSTHFNADDCYNDAICPACPKDQGSLHESMDALFIGRKKTAGKSIRSPLFGTILFGDDKTVEQFVEQYPSSTERGEREACDEFLAGSAIRSRSRYTALSETAIFGRACRHEFPKRFINMKHGERLAYPVWILNDLFDGITDSSSLQVHMLYDVACLLQSHLLAQGREDLFQKMTLGIPIFHSYGHRTQCQIKFSPRRLSGFGLTDGEMLERLWSFLQRFGRMTKEMRPNHRVDVLTDALLFYARKRTASLGNLLCDRMKRAVVTLKETDDELSKLLDTSTFSIRREDVAEWANQESQVSSVLHAPVASSSWTHTYIIYLKMFYDIRAKWEDASDPEKLQQLYGQMSKLESMLRTLEMENGVAQRWKPDDEPFRLARDEANDRQKQIFLHKVHSKVVERWFLLSLKAKYADGHALAKRLSRQISKAAKALKVFIEDYNRTECSTTWSLPHKFEFDAVKDPDATVWTLADEFRGSRSEIPITIKRKAIDLHCLVARCREEITLLQSEMCNTFVHFSHQHQRLKASLDIENPLESWSTERRGRDLLIRRKLLSIEGYLLQLKGLFSSHIGDLSVPELLFLDELRKVRHQKENACETASASSREEPSPLSLSDNLVYSDSESESDDEDDVLDDSEEDCQSSFLSFL; translated from the exons ATGGAAACACAGTGCCTTTTCTGTGCGTCTGAAGCCACTTCTCGCTGCCTTGATTGTGGTCCTTCAATGAGCTTATGCGAGTCGTGTGCGGTAGAAAAACACAGGACAGTTCACATTTTCCATAATGTGGAAATTCTAAAG AATGGCATCTACCTTCCTTTGGAAATCCCAAGGACTTTGGTGTGGCATCGATGTTCTAATGGAGTCCACTTCCGCAAAGTTATTGTTGTAAATGAAAAAG GGATTCTGAATGAGGTCCAAGTTCAATTTTGTGCATGTGAGGCAGACTTTCTTCGTCTCCTCCGTTTTAACCTTTGGGCTGCCACTCCTTCCAAGCCAGAGCTAGCTTTCAGTTTTTCTCTAATGGAGCTTCTTCACTTCTTAAATCTGGAGTGCCAAGTTGCCGTTAAAGACTTTTGTGCTGCCCTGCAGTGCTTGGGTGATGACAGATGGCAGATAATG AATCAACGGAAGCTATACCCAGTGATTATTGATAGTTTTGAAGAATTCAG ACACAACTTGAGGAATCTTAAGTTTGGCAGTACTCACTTCAATGCAGATGACTGTTACAATGATGCAATATGCCCAGCATGTCCTAAG GACCAAGGGTCATTGCATGAGTCCATGGATGCACTTTTCATTGGCCGTAAAAAAACTGCTGGAAAGAGCATCAGAAGTCCTCTCTTTGGAACTATTCTGTTTGGAGATGACAAAacagttgagcaatttgtcgAACAGTATCCATCAAGTACTGAAAGAGGGGAACGAGAG gCATGTGATGAGTTTCTAGCAGGAAGTGCCATTCGCTCAAGATCTCGGTACACAGCATTGAGTGAGACTGCAATCTTTGGTAGAGCTTGCCGTCATGAGTTCCCAAAGAGATTCATCAATATGAAGCATGGTGAAAG GCTTGCATATCCAGTGTGGATTCTTAACGATCTTTTTGATGGTATCACCGACTCATCCAGTTTACAAGTGCACATGTTGTATGATGTAGCCTGTCTTCTTCAAAGTCATTTGCTG GCTCAGGGTAGGGAAGAtctctttcaaaaaatgacGTTGGGAATTCCAATTTTTCACAGCTATGGGCACAGAACACAATGTCAG ataAAATTCAGTCCTCGGAGGCTTTCTGGCTTTGGGCTGACTGATGGAGAGATGCTTGAACGTCTTTGGTCATTTTTGCAGCGTTTTGGCAGAATGACCAAAGAAATGAGACCTAATCATAGAGTTGATGTTTTGACTGATGCCCTCCTTTTCTATGCCAGAAAGCGAACTGCTAGTCTAG GCAATCTCCTTTGTGATCGTATGAAGCGAGCAGTTGTGACACTGAAGGAAACAGATGACGAGCTTTCAAAACTTTTGGACACCTCAACAT TTTCTATCAGGAGAGAGGATGTTGCTGAATGGGCAAATCAAGAATCCCAGGTGTCGAGTGTTTTGCATGCCCCGGTTGCATCATCGTCTTGGacacatacatacattatttacttaaaaatgttttatgaTATCCGAGCTAAGTGGGAAGACGCTTCTGATCCAGAAAAGCTCCAGCAGCTGTATGGGCAAATGAGCAA GTTGGAAAGTATGTTGCGTACACTCGAAATGGAGAACGGTGTTGCACAACGTTGGAAGCCAGATGACGAACCTTTTCGGCTCGCGAGGGATGAAGCAAATGATAGGCAAAAACAAATCTTTCTACATAAGGTTCACTCCAAGGTGGTGGAGCGTTGGTTTCTGTTAAGTTTAAAAGCGAAATATGCAG ATGGTCACGCTCTGGCGAAACGATTATCCAGGCAGATATCTAAAGCCGCCAAGGCATTGAAGGTCTTTATAGAGGACTACAACAGAACAGAGTGTAGTACCACTTGGTCCTTACCCCACAAGTTTGAATTTGACGCAGTGAAGGATCCTGACGCTACTGTTTGGACCCTGGCTGACGAATTTCGAGGTTCAAGAAGCGAGATTCCGATTACCATCAAAAGGAAGGCAATTGACCTGCATTGTTTGGTTGCTCGCTGTCGGGAGGAAATCACTTTGTTACAAAGTGAAATGTGTAACACTTTTGTGCACTTCTCTCACCAGCATCAGCGTCTAAAAGCATCCCTAGATATCGAGAATCCTCTGGAGAGTTGGTCCACTGAGAGGAGAGGAAGAGACCTTTTGATTAGAAGAAAACTCTTAAGCATCGAAGGCTACCTTTTGCAACTGAAAGGACTATTTAGCAGCCATATCGGAGATCTGTCTGTACCTGAGCTGTTATTTCTGGACGAGCTGCGTAAGGTTCGCCATCAAAAGGAAAACGCTTGTGAGACAGCTAGTGCTTCTTCCAGAGAAGAACCTAGCCCTCTTAGCCTCTCTGATAATCTCGTATACAGCGATAGCGAAAgcgaaagtgacgacgaagatGACGTACTTGACGACTCTGAAGAGGACTGCCAAAGTTCGTTTTTGAGTTTCCTTTGA
- the LOC141884491 gene encoding uncharacterized protein LOC141884491 isoform X1 gives METQCLFCASEATSRCLDCGPSMSLCESCAVEKHRTVHIFHNVEILKNGIYLPLEIPRTLVWHRCSNGVHFRKVIVVNEKGILNEVQVQFCACEADFLRLLRFNLWAATPSKPELAFSFSLMELLHFLNLECQVAVKDFCAALQCLGDDRWQIMNQRKLYPVIIDSFEEFSIYRHNLRNLKFGSTHFNADDCYNDAICPACPKDQGSLHESMDALFIGRKKTAGKSIRSPLFGTILFGDDKTVEQFVEQYPSSTERGEREACDEFLAGSAIRSRSRYTALSETAIFGRACRHEFPKRFINMKHGERLAYPVWILNDLFDGITDSSSLQVHMLYDVACLLQSHLLAQGREDLFQKMTLGIPIFHSYGHRTQCQIKFSPRRLSGFGLTDGEMLERLWSFLQRFGRMTKEMRPNHRVDVLTDALLFYARKRTASLGNLLCDRMKRAVVTLKETDDELSKLLDTSTFSIRREDVAEWANQESQVSSVLHAPVASSSWTHTYIIYLKMFYDIRAKWEDASDPEKLQQLYGQMSKLESMLRTLEMENGVAQRWKPDDEPFRLARDEANDRQKQIFLHKVHSKVVERWFLLSLKAKYADGHALAKRLSRQISKAAKALKVFIEDYNRTECSTTWSLPHKFEFDAVKDPDATVWTLADEFRGSRSEIPITIKRKAIDLHCLVARCREEITLLQSEMCNTFVHFSHQHQRLKASLDIENPLESWSTERRGRDLLIRRKLLSIEGYLLQLKGLFSSHIGDLSVPELLFLDELRKVRHQKENACETASASSREEPSPLSLSDNLVYSDSESESDDEDDVLDDSEEDCQSSFLSFL, from the exons ATGGAAACACAGTGCCTTTTCTGTGCGTCTGAAGCCACTTCTCGCTGCCTTGATTGTGGTCCTTCAATGAGCTTATGCGAGTCGTGTGCGGTAGAAAAACACAGGACAGTTCACATTTTCCATAATGTGGAAATTCTAAAG AATGGCATCTACCTTCCTTTGGAAATCCCAAGGACTTTGGTGTGGCATCGATGTTCTAATGGAGTCCACTTCCGCAAAGTTATTGTTGTAAATGAAAAAG GGATTCTGAATGAGGTCCAAGTTCAATTTTGTGCATGTGAGGCAGACTTTCTTCGTCTCCTCCGTTTTAACCTTTGGGCTGCCACTCCTTCCAAGCCAGAGCTAGCTTTCAGTTTTTCTCTAATGGAGCTTCTTCACTTCTTAAATCTGGAGTGCCAAGTTGCCGTTAAAGACTTTTGTGCTGCCCTGCAGTGCTTGGGTGATGACAGATGGCAGATAATG AATCAACGGAAGCTATACCCAGTGATTATTGATAGTTTTGAAGAATTCAG taTATACAGACACAACTTGAGGAATCTTAAGTTTGGCAGTACTCACTTCAATGCAGATGACTGTTACAATGATGCAATATGCCCAGCATGTCCTAAG GACCAAGGGTCATTGCATGAGTCCATGGATGCACTTTTCATTGGCCGTAAAAAAACTGCTGGAAAGAGCATCAGAAGTCCTCTCTTTGGAACTATTCTGTTTGGAGATGACAAAacagttgagcaatttgtcgAACAGTATCCATCAAGTACTGAAAGAGGGGAACGAGAG gCATGTGATGAGTTTCTAGCAGGAAGTGCCATTCGCTCAAGATCTCGGTACACAGCATTGAGTGAGACTGCAATCTTTGGTAGAGCTTGCCGTCATGAGTTCCCAAAGAGATTCATCAATATGAAGCATGGTGAAAG GCTTGCATATCCAGTGTGGATTCTTAACGATCTTTTTGATGGTATCACCGACTCATCCAGTTTACAAGTGCACATGTTGTATGATGTAGCCTGTCTTCTTCAAAGTCATTTGCTG GCTCAGGGTAGGGAAGAtctctttcaaaaaatgacGTTGGGAATTCCAATTTTTCACAGCTATGGGCACAGAACACAATGTCAG ataAAATTCAGTCCTCGGAGGCTTTCTGGCTTTGGGCTGACTGATGGAGAGATGCTTGAACGTCTTTGGTCATTTTTGCAGCGTTTTGGCAGAATGACCAAAGAAATGAGACCTAATCATAGAGTTGATGTTTTGACTGATGCCCTCCTTTTCTATGCCAGAAAGCGAACTGCTAGTCTAG GCAATCTCCTTTGTGATCGTATGAAGCGAGCAGTTGTGACACTGAAGGAAACAGATGACGAGCTTTCAAAACTTTTGGACACCTCAACAT TTTCTATCAGGAGAGAGGATGTTGCTGAATGGGCAAATCAAGAATCCCAGGTGTCGAGTGTTTTGCATGCCCCGGTTGCATCATCGTCTTGGacacatacatacattatttacttaaaaatgttttatgaTATCCGAGCTAAGTGGGAAGACGCTTCTGATCCAGAAAAGCTCCAGCAGCTGTATGGGCAAATGAGCAA GTTGGAAAGTATGTTGCGTACACTCGAAATGGAGAACGGTGTTGCACAACGTTGGAAGCCAGATGACGAACCTTTTCGGCTCGCGAGGGATGAAGCAAATGATAGGCAAAAACAAATCTTTCTACATAAGGTTCACTCCAAGGTGGTGGAGCGTTGGTTTCTGTTAAGTTTAAAAGCGAAATATGCAG ATGGTCACGCTCTGGCGAAACGATTATCCAGGCAGATATCTAAAGCCGCCAAGGCATTGAAGGTCTTTATAGAGGACTACAACAGAACAGAGTGTAGTACCACTTGGTCCTTACCCCACAAGTTTGAATTTGACGCAGTGAAGGATCCTGACGCTACTGTTTGGACCCTGGCTGACGAATTTCGAGGTTCAAGAAGCGAGATTCCGATTACCATCAAAAGGAAGGCAATTGACCTGCATTGTTTGGTTGCTCGCTGTCGGGAGGAAATCACTTTGTTACAAAGTGAAATGTGTAACACTTTTGTGCACTTCTCTCACCAGCATCAGCGTCTAAAAGCATCCCTAGATATCGAGAATCCTCTGGAGAGTTGGTCCACTGAGAGGAGAGGAAGAGACCTTTTGATTAGAAGAAAACTCTTAAGCATCGAAGGCTACCTTTTGCAACTGAAAGGACTATTTAGCAGCCATATCGGAGATCTGTCTGTACCTGAGCTGTTATTTCTGGACGAGCTGCGTAAGGTTCGCCATCAAAAGGAAAACGCTTGTGAGACAGCTAGTGCTTCTTCCAGAGAAGAACCTAGCCCTCTTAGCCTCTCTGATAATCTCGTATACAGCGATAGCGAAAgcgaaagtgacgacgaagatGACGTACTTGACGACTCTGAAGAGGACTGCCAAAGTTCGTTTTTGAGTTTCCTTTGA
- the LOC141884491 gene encoding uncharacterized protein LOC141884491 isoform X3 produces the protein MELLHFLNLECQVAVKDFCAALQCLGDDRWQIMNQRKLYPVIIDSFEEFSIYRHNLRNLKFGSTHFNADDCYNDAICPACPKDQGSLHESMDALFIGRKKTAGKSIRSPLFGTILFGDDKTVEQFVEQYPSSTERGEREACDEFLAGSAIRSRSRYTALSETAIFGRACRHEFPKRFINMKHGERLAYPVWILNDLFDGITDSSSLQVHMLYDVACLLQSHLLAQGREDLFQKMTLGIPIFHSYGHRTQCQIKFSPRRLSGFGLTDGEMLERLWSFLQRFGRMTKEMRPNHRVDVLTDALLFYARKRTASLGNLLCDRMKRAVVTLKETDDELSKLLDTSTFSIRREDVAEWANQESQVSSVLHAPVASSSWTHTYIIYLKMFYDIRAKWEDASDPEKLQQLYGQMSKLESMLRTLEMENGVAQRWKPDDEPFRLARDEANDRQKQIFLHKVHSKVVERWFLLSLKAKYADGHALAKRLSRQISKAAKALKVFIEDYNRTECSTTWSLPHKFEFDAVKDPDATVWTLADEFRGSRSEIPITIKRKAIDLHCLVARCREEITLLQSEMCNTFVHFSHQHQRLKASLDIENPLESWSTERRGRDLLIRRKLLSIEGYLLQLKGLFSSHIGDLSVPELLFLDELRKVRHQKENACETASASSREEPSPLSLSDNLVYSDSESESDDEDDVLDDSEEDCQSSFLSFL, from the exons ATGGAGCTTCTTCACTTCTTAAATCTGGAGTGCCAAGTTGCCGTTAAAGACTTTTGTGCTGCCCTGCAGTGCTTGGGTGATGACAGATGGCAGATAATG AATCAACGGAAGCTATACCCAGTGATTATTGATAGTTTTGAAGAATTCAG taTATACAGACACAACTTGAGGAATCTTAAGTTTGGCAGTACTCACTTCAATGCAGATGACTGTTACAATGATGCAATATGCCCAGCATGTCCTAAG GACCAAGGGTCATTGCATGAGTCCATGGATGCACTTTTCATTGGCCGTAAAAAAACTGCTGGAAAGAGCATCAGAAGTCCTCTCTTTGGAACTATTCTGTTTGGAGATGACAAAacagttgagcaatttgtcgAACAGTATCCATCAAGTACTGAAAGAGGGGAACGAGAG gCATGTGATGAGTTTCTAGCAGGAAGTGCCATTCGCTCAAGATCTCGGTACACAGCATTGAGTGAGACTGCAATCTTTGGTAGAGCTTGCCGTCATGAGTTCCCAAAGAGATTCATCAATATGAAGCATGGTGAAAG GCTTGCATATCCAGTGTGGATTCTTAACGATCTTTTTGATGGTATCACCGACTCATCCAGTTTACAAGTGCACATGTTGTATGATGTAGCCTGTCTTCTTCAAAGTCATTTGCTG GCTCAGGGTAGGGAAGAtctctttcaaaaaatgacGTTGGGAATTCCAATTTTTCACAGCTATGGGCACAGAACACAATGTCAG ataAAATTCAGTCCTCGGAGGCTTTCTGGCTTTGGGCTGACTGATGGAGAGATGCTTGAACGTCTTTGGTCATTTTTGCAGCGTTTTGGCAGAATGACCAAAGAAATGAGACCTAATCATAGAGTTGATGTTTTGACTGATGCCCTCCTTTTCTATGCCAGAAAGCGAACTGCTAGTCTAG GCAATCTCCTTTGTGATCGTATGAAGCGAGCAGTTGTGACACTGAAGGAAACAGATGACGAGCTTTCAAAACTTTTGGACACCTCAACAT TTTCTATCAGGAGAGAGGATGTTGCTGAATGGGCAAATCAAGAATCCCAGGTGTCGAGTGTTTTGCATGCCCCGGTTGCATCATCGTCTTGGacacatacatacattatttacttaaaaatgttttatgaTATCCGAGCTAAGTGGGAAGACGCTTCTGATCCAGAAAAGCTCCAGCAGCTGTATGGGCAAATGAGCAA GTTGGAAAGTATGTTGCGTACACTCGAAATGGAGAACGGTGTTGCACAACGTTGGAAGCCAGATGACGAACCTTTTCGGCTCGCGAGGGATGAAGCAAATGATAGGCAAAAACAAATCTTTCTACATAAGGTTCACTCCAAGGTGGTGGAGCGTTGGTTTCTGTTAAGTTTAAAAGCGAAATATGCAG ATGGTCACGCTCTGGCGAAACGATTATCCAGGCAGATATCTAAAGCCGCCAAGGCATTGAAGGTCTTTATAGAGGACTACAACAGAACAGAGTGTAGTACCACTTGGTCCTTACCCCACAAGTTTGAATTTGACGCAGTGAAGGATCCTGACGCTACTGTTTGGACCCTGGCTGACGAATTTCGAGGTTCAAGAAGCGAGATTCCGATTACCATCAAAAGGAAGGCAATTGACCTGCATTGTTTGGTTGCTCGCTGTCGGGAGGAAATCACTTTGTTACAAAGTGAAATGTGTAACACTTTTGTGCACTTCTCTCACCAGCATCAGCGTCTAAAAGCATCCCTAGATATCGAGAATCCTCTGGAGAGTTGGTCCACTGAGAGGAGAGGAAGAGACCTTTTGATTAGAAGAAAACTCTTAAGCATCGAAGGCTACCTTTTGCAACTGAAAGGACTATTTAGCAGCCATATCGGAGATCTGTCTGTACCTGAGCTGTTATTTCTGGACGAGCTGCGTAAGGTTCGCCATCAAAAGGAAAACGCTTGTGAGACAGCTAGTGCTTCTTCCAGAGAAGAACCTAGCCCTCTTAGCCTCTCTGATAATCTCGTATACAGCGATAGCGAAAgcgaaagtgacgacgaagatGACGTACTTGACGACTCTGAAGAGGACTGCCAAAGTTCGTTTTTGAGTTTCCTTTGA